Proteins from one Cryptomeria japonica chromosome 4, Sugi_1.0, whole genome shotgun sequence genomic window:
- the LOC131079285 gene encoding caffeic acid 3-O-methyltransferase 1-like — protein MASLESSMEAHLQLYEIFLTAAKPMALQAAVLLNIPDIIGSQNHLSVEEIASHISFSTNKPVHKDCLSRIMRLLASIGVFTEETTADNRAFKYGPTGLSKLLANNESQESSAPTLLFLNQNIMTQGYQYLHDTVIDGCQAFSKANGMSIFEYNSKNPEANRMFNDAMTAQTSSVMASVCKVYDGFKSFKSVVDVAGGVGSAISTIVKEYPHIHGINFDLPHVVRTAPPTKGVEHVEGNMFEEIPSADSIFIKTVLHNWDDEHCLKILKKSYDAVPEDGKVLIVDAVIDKTKGTKSEVGLMSDILMMAVSTGGKERTEDEFKNLFYKAGFKGYSIIELPFYLSLIEVSK, from the exons ATGGCTTCCTTAGAGTCTTCCATGGAGGCACATCTCCAGCTCTATGAAATATTTCTTACAGCAGCCAAGCCCATGGCCCTTCAAGCAGCTGTCTTGCTTAACATTCCTGACATTATTGGTAGTCAAAATCACCTCTCTGTGGAGGAAATTGCTTCCcatatttctttttccacaaacaaacctgtccACAAGGACTGCCTCTCTAGAATCATGAGGCTTCTGGCTTCCATTGGAGTCTTTACTGAAGAGACCACAGCAGATAACAGAGCCTTCAAATATGGCCCAACTGGCCTCTCTAAGTTGCTAGCAAATAATGAGTCGCAAGAATCTTCTGCGCCCACTCTATTGTTCTTGAATCAGAATATTATGACACAAGGTTATCAGTATCTTCATGATACTGTCATAGATGGCTGCCAAGCATTCAGCAAGGCCAATGGGATGAGTATTTTCGAGTACAACAGCAAGAATCCTGAGGCAAATAGAATGTTCAATGATGCCATGACTGCTCAGACAAGCTCTGTAATGGCTTCTGTGTGTAAGGTGTATGATGGGTTTAAGAGCTTCAAGAGTGTGGTGGATGTTGCAGGAGGAGTAGGTTCTGCAATATCTACAATTGTTAAGGAATATCCCCATATTCATGGCATCAATTTCGACCTTCCTCATGTTGTAAGGACTGCTCCTCCCACAAAAG GAGTAGAGCATGTGGAGGGTAATATGTTTGAAGAAATTCCATCAGCAGATTCAATTTTCATAAAG ACAGTTTTGCATAATTGGGATGATGAACACTGTTTGAAAATATTAAAGAAGAGCTATGATGCTGTACCAGAGGATGGGAAGGTATTAATTGTGGATGCAGTCATTGATAAGACAAAAGGGACCAAAAGTGAAGTGGGACTAATGTCTGATATATTAATGATGGCAGTTTCCACAGGTGGAAAGGAGAGAACAGAGGATGAATTTAAGAACTTGTTTTATAAAGCAGGGTTCAAGGGTTATAGTATCATTGAATTACCTTTCTATCTTTCACTCATAGAAGTTTCAAAATAA